The following is a genomic window from Sporosarcina jeotgali.
ATGAAGAAGAAACAGCAGATGAAGAAAATGCGGAAGAAGAAAAAGGTGATGACAGTGAGTCTGAAGACGAGTGACCGGAAAAAAAGAAATAACCGTATTTCTTACGCTCTCGTATTTTTAGTGCTTGGTTTCATTTTTTCTTTCTCCTATAGGACACTTGGTCCAGGTTCTGAAACCCAACAGCTAAGAGCTCAAGTCGATACGGAAGAAGAAGGATTTCGCGAGCAGCTGATTGAGCAAAAAGAACGGAATAAGCAGCTGACAGATGAAATCTCTGCTAAGCAAAAGTCGATTGCAGAAGTTGAACAGTCGTTAAGTGATTCCGAGGAAAATCATGACCAGCTTGTTGAAGAAGCAAAAAGCCTGCGGTTGCTTCTTGGCGTGGTTCCTGCGAGCGGACAAGGTGTACGGGTCGAACTCGCAGATGGAAACTACGACCCAGCCCAGCAGAATCCGAATGAATATATCGTCCACGAGAGTCAAGTATTGTTAGTAGTCAATGAACTTAAAATTGCTGGAGCGCAAGCATTATCTATCAATGGACAACGCTTAAATGCGAATTCAAGTATAAAATGCACGGGGCCAGTGATTACAATTGATGGACAAACGTACCCTGCTCCTTTTGTGGTGGAGGCAATTGGCGATTCCAATGCGCTTAACTCTTCCATAATGCTAAAGGGGGGCGTTATGGATACTCTGATGTCAGACAATATTGAAATGAAAATTGAAAAGTTGAAAGAGATCACAATGCCTGCATTACGTGATGACATACAAGGATAATTCAAACCGGCGAGAGGGGATGAGTATGTATGAAACGTAAATGGATGTTCACTTTCATCCTGCTCATTGTCGGTTTCATGGTTGCCGTGCAATACAACACTGTACAGCAGCCTGAGGAGCGGGATACGCGGGATTTGTGGGCAATCAGGAACGAGTTAGCAAAAGAACGTAAACTTCATTCAGAACTATTAACGGAAGTTCGAGAGTTGGATAAAACACTCGGGAAATACAATTCTTCTGAAGGCGAAAATGCAGGAAGAGCATTAGCCGATACACTTCATGGTTTACGGCAGCAAGCAGGAATGATAGACCAAAGCGGGCCGGGGATTCTAATCGATGTGGTTCCTTCAGAAGAGAGCATGGCTTTCGGAACACCGCTGCACGAAGTAAGCCCTGAATTGCTGACGCGCTTTGTAAATGATGTAAACCGGTTTAAAGGGATCGACATGGAAATCGACGGAAAACGAGTGACCGCATTAAGTGCGATCCGGGATATTAACGGGGAGACAACCGTCAATGGTTTGCCTGTTTCGTTACCTCCATTCCAAATAAAAATTTTATCTGCTGACTTGGGAAGCAGTGAAAAACTCTACAACTTCTTACAATCGTCATCGATTCTTGATGACTTTTACTTGGACGACTTTGTGTTAGAGATCAGTCAACCGGAAACGAATGTAACAATTAACGGCAGAATCGACAAATTTGAAAATCGATTTCTGAAAGAATTGCCAAAGGAGGGCTGACAATGTGGTTACCAATATTGGGGTTGATACTTGGGGTATCACTCGGATTTCTCACAGATCTCCAGATTCCTCATGAATACGGTAATTATTTGTCTATTGCCGTACTGGCAGCGCTCGATACGTTACTTGGAGGAATTCGTGCCCACTTGCAGCGGGTCTATGATGACCAAGTGTTCATCACAGGATTTTTTTTCAATATTTTACTAGCTGCGGGACTTGCATTCCTTGGCGTACACTTAGGTGTGGATCTCTATCTCGCTGCTATATTTGCGTTTGGTGTGCGGCTGTTCCAGAATTTAGCTGTTATTCGAAGAGTATTACTCACTAAATGGTCAGAGTATCGTAAAGTTTCTGCGACAAATACTACAAAATGAGAGGATTTCGAGAGGAGATGGCGAAAATATTTAGACAATGCAGTAAGAATACAATAGAATGGAAGAAGAGTCATAATTGGAGGTGCCAAAGATGAGTCAGTCAAATATGTATGTATCACTCGACATCGGGTCCTCCACTATCAAAGTCCTAATCGGTGAGGTAGATGGCGGATCCTTGCATGTAATCGGGGTCGGCAATGTTCAATCTGCCGGTATCCGTAAAGGATCCATTGTGGACATTGACGCAACCGTCCAGTCTATCCGTAAAGCTGTAGAACAGGCAGAACGAATGACAGGATTACAAGTTAAAGAGGTTGTTCTGGGAATACCATCTAATGGTGTTACCTTGCAAGATGTAAAAGGTGTTGTTGCTGTAAACTCTGTGAATCGTGAAATTACAGACGACGATTTAGATCGTGTCATGGAGTCAGCGCAAGTCATGTCTGTTGCACCTGAGAGAGAAATTGTAAATATCATTCCTAAGCAATTCATTGTGGATGATTATGATGAGATAAAGGATCCAAGAGGGATGATCGGCGTTCGTCTGGAAATGGACGGTACAATGATTACAACGTCAAAAACACTTGTGCACAATATCCTTCGTTGTGTAGAACGGGCTGGGCTTTCCATCCGCGAAATCTATTTGCAGCCGCTCGCATCTGGAACGTTTGCATTAACAGAAGACGAAATGAATCACGGAACAGCGTTCATCGATATCGGAGGCGGTTCAACGACAGTTTCCGTTTTCTGGGAAAATCGATTTGCCGCAACGAAAGTACTTCCAGTCGGCGGAGATCATATTACAAAAGATCTTTCAATTATTCTTAAGACGCCAACTGAACAGGCAAGAAAAATTAAGCATCAATATGGTCATGCATTTTATGATGATGCCTCTGATGACGAATTGTTTGAAGTTCCGGTAATTGGCGCAGATACGAAAGATCAGTATAGCCAAAAATACATATCGGAAATTATCGGAGTGAGACTCGAGGAGCTATTTGAACTTGTGCTTGAAGAGTTGTACCACTTAGGTATCCGAGATCTTCCGGGGGGTGTTGTATTAACTGGCGGCACAACCAAAATGGATGGTATTTTGCAACTGGCACGTCATGTTCTCAACACACGTGTTAGAATCCATACGCCAGAATATATTGGTGTTCGGGAGCCGATGTACTCAACAGCAGTTGGTCTCATTCGATATGCGAGTATGGAAGATGTTTTCTTTGGAGAAGGACATTTCGAACCAATGGGACAAGCATACGATGAAACAGCTGCTGCACCCGCTGCTAGGAAGAGTCAGGAACCGAAACAAGCAAAAGATTCTTTGCTTGGGAAAACTAAACGCTTTTTCGATAGCTTTTTTGAATAAATTCGAGACCCAAATGATACGTGGAATGATTAGGAGGAGAAGAGATGCTAGAGTTTGATACGAACATTGAAGCGCTCGCAGTCATCAAAGTAATCGGTGTTGGCGGCGGCGGAAATAACGCAGTAAATAGAATGATTGAGCATGGAGTACAAGGTGTAGAGTTCATCGCGGTAAACACGGATGCACAAGCACTTAACTTGTCCCAAGCAGAAGTGAAACTTCAAATTGGCGGAAAGTTGACACGCGGTCTTGGAGCAGGGGCAAACCCTGAAGTCGGCAAGAAGGCTGCTGAAGAAAGCCGTGAGCAGCTGGAAGAGGCACTTCGAGGCGCTGATATGGTATTCGTCACTGCAGGTATGGGCGGCGGTACAGGTACTGGTGCAGCACCTGTCATTGCACAAATTGCAAAAGATCTCGGTGCTCTTACAGTAGGTGTCGTCACACGTCCATTCACATTTGAAGGACGCAAACGTTCCACACAAGCAATCGGCGGAATTACCGCAATGAAAGAATCTGTCGATACACTTATCGTCATTCCAAATGATAAATTGCTTGAAATTGTAGACAAAAACACGCCAATGCTCGAAGCATTCCGTGAAGCGGATAATGTCCTTCGTCAAGGTGTTCAAGGTATTTCAGATTTGATCGCTGTACCGGGTCTTATTAACCTGGACTTCGCCGATGTGAAGACGATTATGTCTAACAAAGGGTCGGCGCTTATGGGGATCGGAATGTCTACAGGAGAAAACCGTGCATCTGAAGCTGCTAAAAAAGCAATCTCCAGCCCGCTTCTTGAAACATCAATTGATGGAGCAAAAGGTGTGTTGATGAACATTACTGGCGGTTCTAATCTAAGTCTATTTGAAGTACAAGAAGCAGCTGATATTGTTGCTTCCGCTTCTGATGAAGATGTGAACATGATATTCGGTTCAGTCATCAATGATGATTTGAAGGATGAAATCATCGTGACAGTTATTGCAACTGGTTTCACAGATGAGCAGATCACTCAAGTTCGCGGAAACCGCAACGCAGGATACGGTGGAGTTCGTCAGCGTGAGACGCAGGCGCCGCAAAGTAATCCGACGCCAAGCAATCAAATTCGCCACGAAGAACCGCAGCATCAGCAGCCGGTCCACCAAGAACCCGCTCGCAGTCAGCAGCAGACACAACAAGACGATGGCTTGGACATCCCGACGTTCTTGCGCAATCGTCGTCGTAAATAACCGAAATGTACCAGCCTCCGGCAATTGAGCCGGAGGTTTTTTTGTGTTCTTCTTTCGAACAAACTGTCGAACTTTTCTTTCAGGTTCATACCGTAAAGTGACAAAACTCGTGATGGAATAATGGTAATCTTGCAAACAAGGAGGACAGCCTATGTATGGGGAAGTCATGATTATTATCAATATGGTTTTCAATTATACAGTTCTGTCATTTGCCAATGCGACCGGGGATACCAAAATTAGCAAGAAGCGATTGGCGTCAGCAGCTTTTGCAGGTGCCATTCCAGCAGTTGTTTTCCCTGACTCTGTAGTAGCTTCACTGACTGCGTTTGCAATCATGGCAGGCTGTGCATTCGGTTTTTCTGCACGTCTTTGGAAAGCATCCGTAGGACTCGTACTGATCGGTGCATTCTTAGCAGGCGGATTGTTATCCGCACTTCCATTCAGTCAATTGGGTCAGAGCTTTCAATATCACTTGATCATCTATGTGGCACTTGCATATTGCTGTCTTCAATTAGTAAAAGTAAAGTGGCTGGATGTTCGCAAAATCAGCCGGTTTTCAGAGTTTGCGTGCGATTCGGAGCTGCATCTATTTGGTACTTCAGTGAATTTGCGCGTATTTATTGACACGGGTAATAGCTGCACCGAACCATTGTCAAATGATGCCGTTCATTTCGTATCACTCCGAGCGGTGAAGTCTATTATCCCAGATGATTTGCTCGAAGGATTACAGAAAGCTGGAACTGAACAAGGCTCCATTCCTGATTTATCCCAATTCCCTGAACGGTACAGCAGACAATTGCGTCTCATTCGGATTCAAACGGTCGAAGGGGCGAATTGGGCTGCAGGGATCCGGTTTGACAGCTGGGAATTGGAAGGTAATCGCTCTTTAGAAAAAGGATATATCGTGTTGACAGCTGATAATGCGCGATACCCGCATAGTGCAGCTGCAATCCTCCATGTATCTGCCTTGGAGACTAGAGAAGAAGAAAGGGGAATGCTTCATGCTACATGAATTGAAGAAATGGCTTTCGGTACTCGCTGGAATCTTTAAGAAGAAAAATGGGACGTACTATATCGGTGGACATGAATCGCTGCCCAAGCCTCTGACAAGGGAAGAAGAAGCCGAAACGATTGCCGCATATATGGCGGGGGATCAACAAGCCAGAGACCGGTTAATCGAGAAGAATTTACGTCTTGTTGTCTATATCGCAAGACGGTTCGACAATACGAATACGCACATTGAAGATTTAATCAGCATTGGTGCAATCGGGCTGATTAAAGCCATTGAAACGTTCAAAAGTGATAAAAATATCAAATTGGCAACGTACGCATCACGATGTATTGAAAACGAAATCTTAATGCATCTGAGAAAAACGAATCGAACGCGTTCTGAAATTTCTTTTGACGAGCCCCTCAATTCCGATGCAGATGGAAATGAGCTTTTACTGTCTGATATTTTAGGGACAGATGAAGATATTATTACAGATGACGTTGAGAAGAAAATCGAGCGTCAGCATATGATTGATGCAGTAACGACACTCAGTGATCGGGAGCGGCATATTATGGAATGCAGATTCGGGTTGACAGGGAAAATTGAAATGACTCAAAAAGAAGTTGCAGATTTACTTGGCATTTCCCAATCGTATATTTCACGTTTAGAAAAGAAGATTATTTCGGAACTTCGTGATCGTTTGAACCATCCAATAGCGTAATGGTTGAAATTGGTGTTTCAGAAAACCGCATAGAACTCCACTCAGAGGATAAGCTATCTCGTACAGTCATCTACAGAATACGGAGGAATTCAGATGGTACGTACAAGAGTGGAAATTTGCGGTATTGACACATCTACTTTGCCGCTTCTGTCGAGTGAAGTCATGAAAGAAACGTTCATCCGCCTGCAAAGCGGGGATGAATCAGCTAGAGATGAACTTGTAACAGCGAATTTACGGCTCGTCCTAAGCCTTGTGCAGCGATTTGCCTATCGCGGGGAACAAGCAGATGATTTGTTTCAAGTCGGTTGTGTCGGTCTGCTGAAGTCCATTGACAACTTTGATTTAAAACACAATGTAAGATTTTCAACGTATGCAGTGCCTATGATTGTCGGGGAAATTAAACGGCATTTGAGAGATCATCATTCCGTTCGAGTGTCACGCTCGCTCCGAGATATAGCGTATAAAGCAATTCGTGCAAAAGAAGAATTTATCAACGAACATCAAAAAGAACCAAGAATATCTGACTTAGCAAAAATGACGGACATCCCGGAAGAGGATATCTTATTTGCTCTGGATGCCATACAAGATCCGATGTCCCTTCACGAACCGATGAATGGGGATGGCGGAGATCCAGTATATATGATGGATCAGCTGCATGATAAAACAGTATCAGAAGAACGGTGGTCAACTTATGTGTCGATGAAGGAAACGATGACAGGACTCGATAACCGACAGCAGCTGATTTTGTCGAAGCGGTTTTATCTTGGGCAAACACAAACTGAAATTGCTAGGGAGCTGGGCATTTCTCAGGCTCAAATATCCCGCTTGGAAAAACAGGCAATTGCTCAAATCCGTGAAGGAATGGAACAAAATAAATAATTTCGGACGCAATGCGATTGATGCATTGCGTTTTTTTTGTACGGCTATCTGCATAGAATATGAAAAAGGGGGATTTCTATGCGCTTTTCAGAATTTCAAAAAAAAGAAGTGATTGATATGCAACGCGGGAAATTTCTTGGGTTCATCCAGGATGCGGCAATCGATATAACAATAGGTAAAATTGATACGCTGCATATCGGAGATACGGAAAGATCGCTGTTTATGGAAATGCGCGTAAAAGACCAAAAGCAGTTTGGTTATGATGAAGTTGTGACGATTGGAAAGGATATTGTCCTTATTAAAAAGAAAGAGCCCAAAAAGTGACTTATCGTTGATAACTAGGCTTCTGGTTGATACAATGGAACAAAGTATCGAGAAAAGTAGTGATAAAGATGACACCATTACAGCAGCGGATAAATACAATTGAAGAGACCATTTGCCAGGCGTGTGAACGGGCAGGCAGGGATCGTGATGAGGTTACGGTTATTGCAGTTACCAAGCAAGTGTCTGAAGAACGTACACAAAATGTTTTGGACCAGGGGATCATCCATTTAGGTGAGAACCGGCCCGAAGGACTTCTTGCAAAACAGCATGCAATTCCTCAAGGGGCTGTTTGGCATTTCATCGGAAATGTGCAAAGTCGCAAAGTAAAAGAAATCATCGAACGAATTGATTATCTCCACTCTTTAGATCGATTGAGTATAGCAAAGGAAATTCAGAAACGGGCAGTGGAACCGATTGACTGTTTCGTACAAGTTAATGTTTCTGGTGAGGAATCGAAATCTGGATTATCACCAGCTGAAACGCAAGAATTTATCGATGCATTAGTTGATTATGATAAAATACGGGTAATCGGTCTTATGACAATGGCTCCATTCACAGAAGATCAGGATTCCATCCGAGAAGTGTTTAGAAAGCTGCGCGAACTGCGGGATGAACTGGCAGCTAAAAAGATGAAACATGCACCGTTAACCAAATTGTCCATGGGGATGTCGAATGATTACAGTATTGCAATCGAAGAGGGCGCGACCCATGTGCGAATTGGGACTGCACTCGTCGGTTCGGAGAGCGAGGGAGACGAATGAGTATTAAAGGCAAATTCGAAAAATGGTTTTACCTTGACGAAGAAGAAGCGGCAGCGCAAGAAACAGCGGCTAAGCAGCAAGCAGCTCCAACAATGCCGGAGCGGAAGCCGAGTAAACAAACTTCCATGAAAAATGCTCCCCTGCCTAAACAGAATCGCAAGGAACCCCAGACTGGCGGGAACATTGTGAGCTTACAAAGCGTCCAAAAATCATCAAAAGTTATTTTAGTTGAGCCCCGTGTCTATGCAGAAGCACAAGATATCTCGGAACATCTGACCAGCAAACGTGCAGTCATAGTGAATTTACAGCGTATCGACCGTGAACAGGGAATTCGGATTGTTGATTTCCTTAGCGGTGCAGTGTATGCGTTGAATGGAGATATCCAGCGGATTGGCACAGATATTTTCCTTTGCGTTCCGGAAAACGTAGAAGTGAATGGCTCAATCTCCGACTATTTGAACGAAAGAAACTAAATGAGGTGTACCAACCGTAATGGCAGAATTATTAATTCGACTGTATCAAATAATTACGTATGCTCTTTCCATCTATTCCGTTTTACTCGTCATCTATATTTTGATGTCGTGGGTACCAGCTTCTCGAGAGACTAAGTTCGGCAGGATCCTAGCGAAAATTGCAGAACCTTATTTAGGATTCTTCCGGAACTTCATTCCTCCTCTTGGAATGATTGATATCTCCCCAATTATTGCGTTGTTTGCACTGCAGCTAATCGGGCAGGGTCTGACACCTGTATTTAATTTCTTTTTGCGTTTACTTTAATGCGTTGCATTTAACAATCATATTGTTGGACCAGTCCTCACGCTGTGGGGATTTTTCTATAAGGAGACGAGTACAATGGACGGCATCTTACAACACTTTAGAAAAGAAGAGCAGCCTTTTATTGAAATGGCGATGGACTGGGCAAGAGAGGTCGAGGATCTGTATTCTCCTAAATTGACCGACTTTCTAGATCCGCGTCAGCGTTTTATTGTGGAATCCGTTGTTAAGGGAAGCGGTTTGCTAGTGGCGGAGGATGGTGGATTTGAAGGGGCAGAGCGCAAGCGGATGCTCATTTATCCTGATTACTATGAACCGGCTCGCGAGGACTTTCAAATCGATGTTTTCGATGTGCGTTACGCATCCAAGTTCTTGACGCTGGAGCATCCTGCAATTTTAGGAGCATTGATGGGACTTGGTCTTGATCGTGCGAAATTTGGTGATATCCGGTTGAAAGACGGCGACGTCCAACTCGCAAGTGTATTGGAGCTAAGCACGTATTTGACTGCTAATTTCACATCTGCCGGTAAAGCTAAAATCCATTTGACTGAACTGTCCGATCGTGAAGACTGGATTACACTTGAGGAAGTGTGGCTGGAAGAAACCCAAATCATTAGTTCACTCCGGCTGGACACGGTCATCGCAGCGCTGTTGAATGTTGCGCGCCAGAAATCTTCTGCGTATATTCACGGCGGGAAAGTTAAAGTGAATTGGCGTGTGGTGGATCAGCCATCATTTGAGTTAAATGAATCAGATGTGCTTTCCATCCGTGGACATGGCCGGTTTAAAATGATTGCGATTGAAGGCAGGACTAAAAAGGATAAAATTCGTTTAGTAACTGGGAAGTTGGAATGATTTTTATGGACAGACTTTAGAAAAAGTCTGTTTTCTGTTATAGTCAACGATATAACGTATAACGAACATCAAAAGGGGAGAGACTTGCATGGCGCTTACACCAATTGATATACATAATAAAACGTTCGGCAGCAGATGGCGTGGATATGATGAAGATGAGGTTAATGAATTCCTCGAGCAGCTCATGAAAGACTATGAAAACTTGCTTGAAGAGAACAAAGAACTTACGCGTAAATTGAAAGAAACAGAAGATCAAGTTGCGCATTTCAATGCAATTGAAGAAACGCTGCAAAAATCGATTATGATCGCCCAAGAAGCTGCGGAAGATGTGCGCAGAAATTCTACTCAAGAGTCTAAGC
Proteins encoded in this region:
- a CDS encoding DUF881 domain-containing protein, giving the protein MKKMRKKKKVMTVSLKTSDRKKRNNRISYALVFLVLGFIFSFSYRTLGPGSETQQLRAQVDTEEEGFREQLIEQKERNKQLTDEISAKQKSIAEVEQSLSDSEENHDQLVEEAKSLRLLLGVVPASGQGVRVELADGNYDPAQQNPNEYIVHESQVLLVVNELKIAGAQALSINGQRLNANSSIKCTGPVITIDGQTYPAPFVVEAIGDSNALNSSIMLKGGVMDTLMSDNIEMKIEKLKEITMPALRDDIQG
- a CDS encoding DUF881 domain-containing protein produces the protein MKRKWMFTFILLIVGFMVAVQYNTVQQPEERDTRDLWAIRNELAKERKLHSELLTEVRELDKTLGKYNSSEGENAGRALADTLHGLRQQAGMIDQSGPGILIDVVPSEESMAFGTPLHEVSPELLTRFVNDVNRFKGIDMEIDGKRVTALSAIRDINGETTVNGLPVSLPPFQIKILSADLGSSEKLYNFLQSSSILDDFYLDDFVLEISQPETNVTINGRIDKFENRFLKELPKEG
- a CDS encoding small basic family protein; the protein is MWLPILGLILGVSLGFLTDLQIPHEYGNYLSIAVLAALDTLLGGIRAHLQRVYDDQVFITGFFFNILLAAGLAFLGVHLGVDLYLAAIFAFGVRLFQNLAVIRRVLLTKWSEYRKVSATNTTK
- the ftsA gene encoding cell division protein FtsA; the encoded protein is MSQSNMYVSLDIGSSTIKVLIGEVDGGSLHVIGVGNVQSAGIRKGSIVDIDATVQSIRKAVEQAERMTGLQVKEVVLGIPSNGVTLQDVKGVVAVNSVNREITDDDLDRVMESAQVMSVAPEREIVNIIPKQFIVDDYDEIKDPRGMIGVRLEMDGTMITTSKTLVHNILRCVERAGLSIREIYLQPLASGTFALTEDEMNHGTAFIDIGGGSTTVSVFWENRFAATKVLPVGGDHITKDLSIILKTPTEQARKIKHQYGHAFYDDASDDELFEVPVIGADTKDQYSQKYISEIIGVRLEELFELVLEELYHLGIRDLPGGVVLTGGTTKMDGILQLARHVLNTRVRIHTPEYIGVREPMYSTAVGLIRYASMEDVFFGEGHFEPMGQAYDETAAAPAARKSQEPKQAKDSLLGKTKRFFDSFFE
- the ftsZ gene encoding cell division protein FtsZ, with the protein product MLEFDTNIEALAVIKVIGVGGGGNNAVNRMIEHGVQGVEFIAVNTDAQALNLSQAEVKLQIGGKLTRGLGAGANPEVGKKAAEESREQLEEALRGADMVFVTAGMGGGTGTGAAPVIAQIAKDLGALTVGVVTRPFTFEGRKRSTQAIGGITAMKESVDTLIVIPNDKLLEIVDKNTPMLEAFREADNVLRQGVQGISDLIAVPGLINLDFADVKTIMSNKGSALMGIGMSTGENRASEAAKKAISSPLLETSIDGAKGVLMNITGGSNLSLFEVQEAADIVASASDEDVNMIFGSVINDDLKDEIIVTVIATGFTDEQITQVRGNRNAGYGGVRQRETQAPQSNPTPSNQIRHEEPQHQQPVHQEPARSQQQTQQDDGLDIPTFLRNRRRK
- a CDS encoding sigma-E processing peptidase SpoIIGA, yielding MYGEVMIIINMVFNYTVLSFANATGDTKISKKRLASAAFAGAIPAVVFPDSVVASLTAFAIMAGCAFGFSARLWKASVGLVLIGAFLAGGLLSALPFSQLGQSFQYHLIIYVALAYCCLQLVKVKWLDVRKISRFSEFACDSELHLFGTSVNLRVFIDTGNSCTEPLSNDAVHFVSLRAVKSIIPDDLLEGLQKAGTEQGSIPDLSQFPERYSRQLRLIRIQTVEGANWAAGIRFDSWELEGNRSLEKGYIVLTADNARYPHSAAAILHVSALETREEERGMLHAT
- the sigE gene encoding RNA polymerase sporulation sigma factor SigE, producing MLHELKKWLSVLAGIFKKKNGTYYIGGHESLPKPLTREEEAETIAAYMAGDQQARDRLIEKNLRLVVYIARRFDNTNTHIEDLISIGAIGLIKAIETFKSDKNIKLATYASRCIENEILMHLRKTNRTRSEISFDEPLNSDADGNELLLSDILGTDEDIITDDVEKKIERQHMIDAVTTLSDRERHIMECRFGLTGKIEMTQKEVADLLGISQSYISRLEKKIISELRDRLNHPIA
- the sigG gene encoding RNA polymerase sporulation sigma factor SigG — translated: MVRTRVEICGIDTSTLPLLSSEVMKETFIRLQSGDESARDELVTANLRLVLSLVQRFAYRGEQADDLFQVGCVGLLKSIDNFDLKHNVRFSTYAVPMIVGEIKRHLRDHHSVRVSRSLRDIAYKAIRAKEEFINEHQKEPRISDLAKMTDIPEEDILFALDAIQDPMSLHEPMNGDGGDPVYMMDQLHDKTVSEERWSTYVSMKETMTGLDNRQQLILSKRFYLGQTQTEIARELGISQAQISRLEKQAIAQIREGMEQNK
- a CDS encoding PRC-barrel domain-containing protein, whose product is MRFSEFQKKEVIDMQRGKFLGFIQDAAIDITIGKIDTLHIGDTERSLFMEMRVKDQKQFGYDEVVTIGKDIVLIKKKEPKK
- a CDS encoding YggS family pyridoxal phosphate-dependent enzyme → MTPLQQRINTIEETICQACERAGRDRDEVTVIAVTKQVSEERTQNVLDQGIIHLGENRPEGLLAKQHAIPQGAVWHFIGNVQSRKVKEIIERIDYLHSLDRLSIAKEIQKRAVEPIDCFVQVNVSGEESKSGLSPAETQEFIDALVDYDKIRVIGLMTMAPFTEDQDSIREVFRKLRELRDELAAKKMKHAPLTKLSMGMSNDYSIAIEEGATHVRIGTALVGSESEGDE
- a CDS encoding cell division protein SepF; amino-acid sequence: MSIKGKFEKWFYLDEEEAAAQETAAKQQAAPTMPERKPSKQTSMKNAPLPKQNRKEPQTGGNIVSLQSVQKSSKVILVEPRVYAEAQDISEHLTSKRAVIVNLQRIDREQGIRIVDFLSGAVYALNGDIQRIGTDIFLCVPENVEVNGSISDYLNERN
- a CDS encoding YggT family protein — encoded protein: MAELLIRLYQIITYALSIYSVLLVIYILMSWVPASRETKFGRILAKIAEPYLGFFRNFIPPLGMIDISPIIALFALQLIGQGLTPVFNFFLRLL
- a CDS encoding RNA-binding protein, which gives rise to MDGILQHFRKEEQPFIEMAMDWAREVEDLYSPKLTDFLDPRQRFIVESVVKGSGLLVAEDGGFEGAERKRMLIYPDYYEPAREDFQIDVFDVRYASKFLTLEHPAILGALMGLGLDRAKFGDIRLKDGDVQLASVLELSTYLTANFTSAGKAKIHLTELSDREDWITLEEVWLEETQIISSLRLDTVIAALLNVARQKSSAYIHGGKVKVNWRVVDQPSFELNESDVLSIRGHGRFKMIAIEGRTKKDKIRLVTGKLE
- a CDS encoding DivIVA domain-containing protein; translation: MALTPIDIHNKTFGSRWRGYDEDEVNEFLEQLMKDYENLLEENKELTRKLKETEDQVAHFNAIEETLQKSIMIAQEAAEDVRRNSTQESKLIIKEAEKNADRIVNEALSRSREISIEIEDLKKQSKVFRNRFRMLIEAQLDLVKMDDWDTLLDYEQNTKQLEAAADNE